The DNA region TCCACTGGTCCTCTTCTTGGTGCCACGTCTAAGGAATCTCTGAGGTTAATATAAAAAGTTGAAGGTAACCAAAGTCTTTAATTATATAATGTAAAAGGTTAaacaagctacatgtatatgtggaAGATAATGCACATTACTTTACCATGCAATATACATAATTGTTGCTTACCATTACTGCAGGCCTCTTGGTAAGAACAGCTTTTAAAAGCGCTGGCTGACAGTACCTCCGTGGGCTGTAACGAATATAAAGAATTACGAAATTGGTGCAGTAAAAGTTTTGCATTTGGTACTTTaacttatataattatatctaaaaagaatatttatatCGCAAAGCATATTACTGCATTGTATTTGAGGCACTGATTTTATACTGTTACTAATAATCCTAAGCTGCAACATTGATTGATCGACGTCACCCGTTGACATGCCTTGTCAGGCATCTAACTTCTATTTGAATTAGGttcttttacatttattttgctttttacCTAAGAAATAATCGTAAACATTATTGTTTGCAAAAACGTTATTCATCAGCGACTTGCTTGGTAAAGAGAGggaaaagtttaaaacagaACAAATGAAAGCTTATTTTCTTGTGCTAACGAATTATGGTAAAATATGTtgtaatataaaaacatatatcaatACTTATAAAGATACAGAAATGGTTTGGGAACTACCGTGCGTCTCCAATTCATTTACATGAACAAAATACGGTGGAGTtgatgtaaacattaaattccTGTCTTCACGACACTTTGATAGCTGAAaggattaaaaaatcaaaaagaaagtCAAGGCTATTAAATCTCAAAACATTCTCGGGTACAAACTTCCGGTTTACAAATTTTGGTACTGCAGTTATGATGTATAAAATCCGAGATTCCTCCGACTCTTGCCTCCGCCATTTACGAATTAATTCATGTTTGCAGTTATATAGGGTTAACAGTCGGAAGTGTCTCGGATTAGGGTTTACACTCCAAAATGAAGACTAAAATGCAAACATGATATCCGTCCCCTGGCAGGTCCATCTTCAAGCTATGGGACTCGGTGACCGTCAATACGTTAATGTATGTTTTTATCATTAcactagaaaaaaatatagcaaCCATGAGTTTGCCTACTGGAGGTTTGTGATATCTTTCCTCAATAACATGATGTTTCAtctgatttttgtttaaattatttccATGTGGACGATGTCAGGGATCGgcctttttaatgaaaatggtAAATATTTAGTAAACGTAGTTACGCCACGGTACCTAGTAACAGTCTGGCTTCAGCGCCTATTTTTTTTCCCCAAGAGATAAGCTAGACATGTTAAAAAGCAATGACACGTCATTTTATTGATAACTTATTATTACCCTCGTTCTCTCATTTATTTGTTCTACATATCATTTCTGACACCTTTCTAAGAACTTTTATTGTCtctaataattgttttaaaaacgaCATCAAGATGACAATTCGTGTTAAGCTATACAAATAAGTTTATTCTTTACGACTAAGTAAAccaatttttgattttgaatccGATTACCTTCGttctagctgcaggtctgtagctagAATGAAGGTAACACgaccaggtcgtccatccaaattttttcagacggggagctacagacctgcagctacctTCGTTCCGGTCCGTGTACCGGTTCACAATTGTCATCCCTaattcattaaacaaaaattatatattcttatatataCCAAATACCTACATACCAGATACTGTGAATCAGTAGCATTACTTTCTGTGTTAATTCATGTTATACTTACACGAATACCGGGCCTTTTGCACAATGTGTGTGGACAACCATCTACTCGTGTACCAGCAAAACTACCCGTAAAAAGGCACAGTCCTCTTCATTTCTTATGCTTTagtatttttattaacaattttgCAGATGATTGTACATCGGGATACCATATCGAGAATGAAGTATACACAATTTGTATATTTTCCTCAAGGATTAAGCCACACACTGCCTTATTTTACAACATAGCCAAATACCGTGTTCACAATCCCTGTCTGTACAGATCTTACGGTCATATGATCTTACGTCGTGAACCTAGTGAGCACAATTAATGTGCTCTGCTCTCCTAAACAGAGTCCATTGATTTGATCGATGACGATTACTTACAGCACGAGTTCTTTTAAATGGGCAGTGTAAATTGAATATTACGGGACCAATCAATGCTCGAAAGTAACTGTTCATCTATTAAAAAGTCACTAATAAGCATTTGTAGTCGATAGGTGAACACTACTCATTAGGCTAGAGAGACCccgatcggtgaacactactcatTAGGCTAGAGAGACCccgatcggtgaacactactcCCTAGGCTAGGGGCACCTCGACTAGGCTAGGGACATCTCGATCTGTGAACACTGCTCACTAAGCTAGAGAGACCCCGATCGGTGAACACTGCTCACGATGCTAGAGAGACCccgatcggtgaacactactcactaggcTAGGGGCACCTCGACTAGGCTAGGGACACCTCGATCTTTGAACACTGCTCACTAAGCTAGAGAGATCCCGATCGGTAAACACTGCTCACTAGGCTAGAGAGACCCCGATCGGTGAATACTGCTCACTAGGCTAGGGACACCTCGATCTTTGAACACTGCTCACTAGGCTAGAGAGACTCCAATCGGTGAACACTGCTCACTAGGCTAGAGAGACCCCGATCGGTGAACACTGCTCACTAGGCTAGGGACACCTCGATCGTGAACACTATTCACTATGCTAGGGACAGCCAGATCGGTTAACACTGCTCACTAGGCTAGAGAGACCccgatcggtgaacactactcTCTAGGCAAGGGGCACCTCGATCGGTGAGCACCACTCAATATGCTGGGGACAGTCAGATCAGCGAACACTACTCACTTGGCTAGAATCAAACAATCATTACACAAATCAGTGTACAGTTATATGAtaacacaatttaaaattgtttaatcaGTGCTTGATGATTCCTGATATATATGCAGaagacaatgtacatgtattgggCAAATTTTACTATTTGGATCTTAAAACACGTCCATTTTCAGTACTATACCAGCAATCTAGtagtaaacaaatatttacttatattcTAAAGTAACTTATTTTGGCCGAAAATGCAGCACTAGGTTCGGTTTATATATTGAATGCCCATTtactgtagtacatgtaaaactgtaaaaatgcaTGCCCAATAACAAATATTTGTGAGTGTTTGTTACGGTATAATTACTATTATAGAATATTTAAACGTTTATAAATGAGCAATGAAGTAAAGTTAATATGTTATGTATGTGTTTTCATAAGGGTCCATAGGAGCAATGTTCAGTGTGTAAATGAGTCCCGTTAGAAGACAGTACACACAGTATATGTACTACATTAAAgtaagaagtacatgtatgtggttcACCCTACGCAAGCTTAGTTCCGATTTCTCTGTTATACCATATACACCTGCTTTGATTCCAATGTCCATGTTTATGTCTTCGTATATATAAATTAAGGTAAGACACCAGATAAATATGTATATCATAAAGTATAATTATACATGGGCGGATccagacattttttaaaagtggggGTCCATCGGTTATTGAGTTTGCCGAAGGTggcgggagggggggggggtcccgaaGCATAATTTTGGTTGGTTTATAATTTAATCTAAAGAttgtcttttttctttattttgcagggggggggggtgggggtggaccccccccccccccgaccccctcTAGATCTGCGCATGTTATAATTTCCCGGCTAGACAACAGATGCGCCGCGCCGGTAGTATTCAATAAACTGTTAACTGGTAAATTATACACTTTCCACGACACTCTTCGAATCTCAAGGAACAAACGTGTTTGACAAATTCTTAGCCCTTTAATCATTTGTCTTCTCTCCCAGAAATGAACTAAAACGTTACCAAATTATTGGATGAATCACATCAATGGAGTATTGAAGTAACTGAAGAAATAGCACACaaacaataacattttattaaccAATTTGACAAATCTAATATTGATATTGTTATGAAATTGGTAAAGGTCTGTACTGATAACCAGTGCTTGTATTTTTAAGGTTTACTAGTACTTATAAACCAGATTTGTAGCTCACTGGTCGGAAAAAAATTGATGGACGCACAGTCAattttagcattacaagtaatcgtaatgtaatgcattacttccaaaattctagtgtaatgctggcattacttTGCTTTTCTATGCATGTTCATATGTAAAATCGTCATGAATTGAATAactgaaattgtatttgattaaaaattgtattaaagaagaaaaatagcaaaaatgaatGCACTAAAAAGAATGCACTGTCCAACCATAATCCGTGATCTCTTGAAGCTTAAAAAttacttccaatattataacccatttgaaaataattaattttaccccccccccccgcctctctctctctctctctctctctctctctctctctctctctctctctctctctctctctctctctctctctgtatattcgccccaagcctgatcAGAGCTACATGTACAGTGCCACCCAGtaaaaaagattgtttatttattgcgcAAAAAGTGCGCTGCATCTCCATTATTTCTCtgtacatttcaaaatatcactAACCGTGTGTTCTAAATATATTCTTTGAATACtcttgttgttttgttgtttgaaTTGTAAATATACACTAATTCTGGTAGATGTTCTGTCCATTTCCGTTTCTGTTCTGGTGATAaggtttttaacaaattatgcaTAGTTCTGTTATATCTTTCAACTTGTCCATTTCCTTCCGGATGATATGGGGTGGTTCTACTTTTGGAAACATGGTACATATCACAAAGTTCTTTGACGATGGAACTCTCAAAGTTTCTCCCTTGATACATACTCGTTTGTTACACATATTTCACTATTTCAaaaaccaccaaaaaaaaaacaacaacatcaaaaaacaaaacatgtacTTGACTTGCCAGACCTAGATATAGGTCTACATATAACAtttctatgttccaaatacgCTTCCGTAATTATCATCAGATCGGTCGCACCCATTGTTCCGTGTACAAGTTACTATCAAAGGCTAACTTTTTAAAGTACAACCTAACACAACACAAACATGGCAGACGATCTCCGGAGCAGGTGATAATGAATCTTTATTATTACGATTATTAATCAATGTAGTTCAATGAATTATATGTATTTCCATGTATCGTTATGATattgatcaataaaaaaattagcatAATCGACAgaagtgaaattttaacacatactagatttttttactgtttaCCAACGAGGAATTTCGGGTTACAGCTAATATTGTCAACTGTTTACTTATCAAAATTTCACGTGGCAAGGTGAAATATATatccattttaaatataaacacatcACGCATTTAAAGGCTCAGTGATAGATATTCAGAAGCCTGTGGTTTGGTAAATTATTAGAAAGAATTGAGTAGGAAATGATACACACATGAAAAGGAAAGTTGTATGCcttaattttatgattaaagcttagcaatattcataaataggtacatgtaagaGTCGGCacccttcaatttttttttacctgattGCACACCTCTAACTGAATTAAACTCATGTCCAGTGTGTAGTAATCCTTTATGCGTCTTAGGTTTTAAACTATTCAGTCAAGTGAAGTCATACCCAAACAGACTAATGATCCATTGGTCCGGTGGTTAACAATGATACTTGGGTTGTGAATGTTAAAGATAATCTGTTTAGGTTAGGTTTTGATATAATCACAATAATTAAGAAATCATGAGATAAATGAATGCAGAATACTTGATAATATAATGTCATCTTCAGTAAGTTTTCCAAAGAGGTCCCTATATCaacatttgatagaaaatttctgtttacatgcaacattattttttaaaaaacaattaattagattgacaaaggactatgtgtggttttatgcatattttgcccccaaaattaaagttgtATAAAGcacattaaaatgatttttttttatattcatgaaaaaaaagatgaatattTGCTGGATTGATATTATTAACCACTCTGAGTGATAATAGATTTAACCTGCTTGCCATTATTGACAATATGCTCTTTTTAATATTCTTAGAATTATGAAGGACGAGGCTCATACAAACAGTGTGATGAAGACCATGATCCTCTTCAGCTTGGCCATGATTTTCTTCCCTGTCTTTTTGTATTTCTTCTCCAAAGCTGTGATATTTGAAGGTGGGTTGATGCAATCAAACAGATCTAAACAGGTCACTGAGGTACATTGTATCTTACAAATGCCTGCATGCaccatgtacatgtgtaattcaatttgtataacctcctttaaaaaatcaaattcagtATAGTACTATCTACATACTATTGTAGAAtctacttttaaaaatcaaatttattgcagagctacatgtatcttggTCAATTGTAGTGTACcatgattaattaaaaaaaaatgtaattttgtaaaatgcCTCCACAAGTAAGAGTTGTTGCTTTGTTATATActaaggaaatacatgtactagcttTAGTATTTTTCACATGATTCTGATTTTGTGTAATGTATTTCAGGAACTATGGGAATATCCAGCCAAGACAGCTCTTTCTATTCAGCTTTTGTAGCCATAGGAGCAGTGCACATTATTCTCGGACTCTTTCTGTATGCAGCCTTTACAGAAGATACGTCAAAACCGACAGACTTGAAGGCAGAATAGTGTCCAGTgttatgcaatattttaaatttgggtTAGGTATGATACATGAATTGTATGTAAAAGCACTATTGATTAATGTGTAGAAATTTATGTACATGGAAGTAGATTTGAGAGTTTTTATGTTTGATAGTCAGTGTGTAGGCTAGGAAAGGAGAGGAATGCTTGACGAATTTTAGTCCCAATTAAGAGTGCAAAGATGATGATGAGTGATCCTTGTCAAATTTATGTACGTTTATGTTTGGTTTAGTTCTAATTTCATTCATCACACTTTGTGCAGAATGATTAGATAATTGCAAAGGCTAGTTTGTTAATTTTGTCGTaggtttttatacatgtatgttgttgaACTGAAATATCAGAAATGAAGTGTAAAATATTTTCTGCTCTCTCAAGAACCACATActgttatctttttttatttcatgaacaaacttattttttagtaacccgtgtaaaaatattttgtatttataataatttaataataaaaaaacaagtacaattttgtttatatacttTATGAATAAATGTGGATGTTTCTGCATGTTATTATTAATTATGAAGCAAATCCATACTGGAAACAATAAGCATGTATGTAGTTgttaaataaagaatatatcACATAGATTTTATGTATGTTGACATGGCAGTTATGCAATATTCAGTATATTATGATCCTGTAtatgtagaaccattttaacaagaccttggacttgcAGTAGGACGtggctatctatttcttgcgtcaaaacaagtaaacaatgacgcggtttcaagcgaaatatgcactgAATTGCCTTGTCttggctcaaaagccagacaaatcttgtcaATCGCAGAGAGCCATGGCTGAtagtgaaatagacaggcctacatcacattgctgtttatcacaactacccaaagtccaagctcttgttaaaatgattctattTGTGATGTACCATAATTACATTccacaaataaaatcattatcaGATTATTGGTTGGTTGTCCTTTTatatgctatttttaaaaaatccttgcaGCACAAGTTCATCGTATGCTGAATATAAACTGTCTTTATTTGCTATCCTTGTTTCAGAGCCAGtaaagaaaacaatgaaaataggAATTTGACTTAATCTGAGCAGTAACGTAAAGAGGGTATAATATACTAGTACTATATGCCCCCTTCCCCAATTTTGCTAAGATTGAGTCGATCTGTGTTATGAAACGTTATCGGATTTATAAGAAATAATCAAGAAAACAGTCATTTGTTGAGAATATTTGCTCATGACTAAACAGTTCACTACTTGAGGTTGGCATAAAAGACacgtaaatgtacatgtacatgtagcatctttttttttaagggtGGGGCCCAAAAAgtgtggagggggggggcaactcaatatgaatttaattttttgtttgttcataaaaaaaaactgtttgcTAAAAAAATGTGCCCTCACCCCAACCCCTCCAATGCTACGTGTCTGCATAAATGTCGCAAATAACACGGGATTTATCATGCCATCATCAACGGATCAACATTTAGTATTCATGTAGCGGTATCCTGTTAAAACTCGATGCCCCGACTTGTCAGCTGTTAATACATTTTGAAGTGACATTGATGTTAACTATGCTACTATGGCGAGGTAAATATCCGACACATTGGAATTGTGACTAGGGGAACACTATATTTACATTACCAGCAACTACATTCCTCGTAGACATGTAGAACAACTGTAGAATAAGATAAAAATTATATCGCCCATAAACATGATAACTGCACAgtatatataatgtacatgaaaTTATGCCATGGGCACCTAAAATAATGTGAACTAAAATATAGCatgtctatacatgtatgtctaaaAATTATTTGTGTACAAGCTTAACTTTACATTAACTTTCAATGGAGATGTCTAGATATTCTACACATCAATAAACTGCATGCTTTATTCttagaatatttttgaatttttttccagatattTACAACAAGGAGCTTCAGTGATGGTGTAATTCTCAATATTTGATGTCATATATCAAACTCTTGAAGATGGCAGTACTCCGAAATGgtttacagttttcaagattatgctctttaaacaaaacaaaactattgCCAGAATTGACAGTTACAAGATGTAAGTTCTTCCACTCCAACAACAGACTCTGTTTCCTCAGTGATGGAAggaataatgttatatttaccaaatatgttagaaacaataaagaCAAACTATATTTCCAATGCTCTTCTTCACTGCAGACAGAGTCTGCAGAAAAAGGTCCAATAAAGGAACCTGATGCATATGTGCAAAGTATTTATGATGGACTAAAAAATCATGATAGAGGGAGTTTAGCCAGAGCTATAACTCTGATAGAAACAAGTAATCCTACAAAGAAAGTCCAAGCTAAAGCACTTCTAAATTTGATTCTTCATGATGAAAAGGCTAATGAAGTTCACTCTTTGAAAGGTCCCAAAACTTTTAGAGTGGGTAAGTTAAGGTAACTGTTCTTTGACATGTTACCCACAtccttttttcatgaaattatcttaataaatgcatgcaaaatatttatatgtaaattgaAGTACATGGTATTGTACAAATTAAAGTATATGTAATACATAACGAAAAAGTAACAAAtgttgatcaatagaaatatggatttttggatatttttttactCATTCATAGAAAAAGATAACTTCAATCTTCTCTTT from Crassostrea angulata isolate pt1a10 chromosome 7, ASM2561291v2, whole genome shotgun sequence includes:
- the LOC128155318 gene encoding vacuolar ATPase assembly integral membrane protein VMA21-like; the protein is MADDLRSRIMKDEAHTNSVMKTMILFSLAMIFFPVFLYFFSKAVIFEGTMGISSQDSSFYSAFVAIGAVHIILGLFLYAAFTEDTSKPTDLKAE